A genomic stretch from Bacteroidales bacterium includes:
- a CDS encoding alpha-L-fucosidase, with protein MKSHKKFSRLYAIVLILIAANVFTACKDSKPEKNYKPTWESLATHPVPQWYQDAKFGIFIHWGVYSVPAYHEWYVEFISPKSSFGRNLGGPPYTAAQGNFSDSVFHANIREDANKYHRKNYGVDFAYDEFIPMFKAENYDPASWADLFKQAGARYVVMTAKHGDEFALWPSEYTDRNAGDMGPQRDLVGDLTSAVRAEGMKMGLYHNTTYSFWDERYPNKEWVEYMNNTVKELVDRYHPDILWGDVVIGPARDDKGKPLGAEHWNSKEVIAYFYNHSENPDEVLTNDRWGLDTSVEVDSKKALSRSVWTSHANRWNTGGGALLGDFQTPERRNITEIFDHPWETCDALDPTSWGYNRQTPEEEYMSTNELVDYLADIVSKGGNLLINIGPKADGAIPEVMKDRLRGVGNWLSENGEAIYGTTPWSVYGEGPTKKEVGSWGREKGEYRFQPGDVRFTRKGNTLYAILLEWPGDEITLNFLKKVNVSHISLLGSDEEIHWEKTSDDITVFLPSEPVSSYANTLRLECEAL; from the coding sequence ATGAAATCCCATAAAAAATTTAGCCGACTTTATGCTATTGTTTTAATTTTAATCGCAGCGAATGTATTTACAGCCTGCAAAGATTCGAAACCGGAGAAAAACTACAAGCCAACCTGGGAATCCCTTGCCACCCATCCTGTGCCGCAGTGGTACCAGGATGCCAAGTTCGGGATTTTTATTCACTGGGGCGTGTATTCAGTACCTGCTTATCATGAGTGGTATGTGGAATTTATAAGCCCCAAATCAAGCTTTGGACGAAACCTGGGCGGTCCGCCTTATACTGCAGCCCAGGGCAACTTTTCCGACAGCGTTTTTCATGCCAACATCCGGGAAGATGCCAATAAGTATCACCGCAAAAATTACGGGGTAGATTTTGCCTATGATGAGTTCATCCCCATGTTCAAAGCCGAAAATTATGATCCTGCCTCATGGGCAGACCTTTTTAAACAGGCCGGAGCCAGATACGTGGTGATGACTGCCAAACACGGGGATGAATTTGCGCTCTGGCCCTCTGAATATACCGATCGCAATGCCGGGGATATGGGTCCTCAACGTGATCTGGTAGGTGACCTTACTAGTGCGGTGCGTGCAGAAGGGATGAAGATGGGCCTGTACCACAATACCACCTACTCCTTCTGGGATGAGCGCTACCCCAACAAAGAGTGGGTGGAATACATGAACAATACGGTTAAGGAACTGGTGGACCGGTATCATCCCGATATTCTCTGGGGAGATGTAGTAATAGGTCCTGCCAGGGACGATAAAGGAAAGCCGCTTGGCGCTGAGCATTGGAACAGCAAGGAAGTGATTGCCTATTTCTATAACCATTCGGAAAACCCCGATGAGGTTCTGACCAATGACCGATGGGGCTTAGACACCTCTGTTGAGGTGGACTCCAAAAAAGCCCTTTCCCGTTCTGTGTGGACTTCCCATGCAAACCGCTGGAACACGGGCGGAGGTGCATTGCTGGGTGATTTCCAGACCCCGGAACGCCGGAATATCACTGAGATTTTTGATCATCCCTGGGAAACCTGCGACGCGCTGGATCCCACTTCCTGGGGATACAACCGGCAAACCCCGGAGGAAGAATATATGAGCACCAATGAGCTGGTGGATTACCTGGCCGATATTGTAAGCAAGGGAGGCAATCTGCTTATCAATATAGGTCCAAAAGCGGATGGTGCCATCCCTGAAGTGATGAAGGATCGCCTGCGGGGTGTGGGCAACTGGCTTTCGGAGAACGGAGAAGCCATTTATGGAACCACCCCCTGGTCGGTATATGGAGAAGGTCCCACCAAAAAGGAAGTGGGATCCTGGGGCAGAGAGAAGGGAGAATACCGGTTTCAACCCGGCGATGTCCGGTTCACAAGAAAAGGCAATACCCTTTATGCCATCCTGCTGGAATGGCCGGGAGATGAAATCACCCTGAATTTCCTGAAAAAGGTAAATGTCAGTCATATATCCCTCCTCGGCTCAGATGAAGAAATCCATTGGGAAAAAACAAGCGATGACATTACAGTTTTTCTGCCGTCTGAACCGGTTTCCTCCTATGCCAATACGCTCAGGCTGGAATGTGAAGCTTTGTAA
- the rhaM gene encoding L-rhamnose mutarotase — protein MKRFAFKMKLKPGCKEEYIKRHNEIWPELKQLLKESGVYDYSIFLDEETNTLFAVQKQAGESSSQDLGDNPVVKKWWDYMADLYETNPDNSPVSIPLEEVFHMD, from the coding sequence ATGAAACGATTTGCATTTAAAATGAAACTGAAACCCGGTTGCAAAGAGGAGTATATAAAGCGCCACAATGAAATCTGGCCGGAACTGAAGCAGTTGTTAAAAGAATCCGGTGTTTACGATTATTCGATCTTTTTAGACGAAGAAACCAACACGCTTTTCGCTGTGCAAAAGCAAGCCGGTGAAAGCTCTTCACAGGATCTGGGGGATAATCCAGTTGTAAAAAAATGGTGGGATTATATGGCAGACCTCTATGAGACCAACCCCGACAATTCTCCGGTGAGCATTCCTTTGGAAGAAGTTTTTCATATGGACTAA
- a CDS encoding arylsulfatase, whose amino-acid sequence MKEAYIEKYYGLKKFLVVFVVVMISQAIRSKASESAQPDDPPNIVLIMADDLGYSDLGCYGGEIETPNLDSLADNGLRFTEFYNAGRSWPTRASILTGYYPQQVNIDGERAAFPKWGSMIPSHLDKAGYRNYHSGKWHVPNVNEVTGRGGFDRSFNCTYTGSRHFTPKPENLYLDDKSFKELPDVTQGSDYYSTSAITDYSIQFLKQHQNQHAGTPFFLYTAFISPHFPLQAPQEVIDKYRSRYLEGWNKLKQERYKRQKELGFDLGENSPFEYMVTAPWSWPEQWLKDSIPGELRYAKPWYQLTEKEKHLHATKMAIHAAMVDVIDREVGRILDQLRAMGEAENTLVIFLSDNGASAEQIIRGDGHDPDAPLGSAGSYLCLGPGFSTASNTPLRRHKFWTHEGGINTPMIAHWPEGIEAKGEFRHGVGHVVDFLPTFLDLAGVEPLKERNGYEAPQMPGRSLVPLFKENKKWEREIYFSHGGNNALRQGKWKAVISSDIDGRWQLYNMQKDRTELNNLADDFYNFGNPSWKEKHQERLEQMKARWEELDELYQEQGKVGLDNEDE is encoded by the coding sequence ATGAAAGAAGCGTATATTGAAAAGTACTATGGGCTAAAGAAATTCCTGGTGGTATTTGTTGTTGTGATGATATCTCAGGCCATCCGTTCTAAGGCTTCGGAATCTGCTCAGCCTGATGATCCGCCGAATATTGTACTGATTATGGCTGATGACCTCGGCTACTCTGACCTGGGTTGTTATGGCGGGGAGATTGAAACCCCCAACCTGGACTCCCTGGCTGATAACGGGCTTCGTTTCACTGAGTTTTATAATGCCGGACGCTCCTGGCCTACCCGGGCTTCCATTCTTACCGGTTATTATCCACAGCAAGTCAATATAGACGGTGAGCGGGCAGCTTTCCCGAAATGGGGATCCATGATTCCCAGTCATCTGGATAAGGCGGGATACCGAAATTATCACAGCGGCAAATGGCATGTTCCGAATGTTAATGAGGTGACCGGCAGGGGAGGATTTGACCGTTCCTTTAATTGTACCTATACAGGCAGCCGCCACTTTACCCCAAAACCCGAAAATCTTTATCTGGATGATAAAAGTTTTAAAGAGTTACCCGATGTAACTCAAGGCAGCGATTACTATTCCACCAGCGCGATAACGGACTATTCCATTCAATTCCTCAAACAACATCAGAACCAGCATGCCGGTACACCCTTTTTTCTATATACGGCTTTCATTTCTCCACATTTTCCGCTTCAGGCTCCCCAGGAAGTGATTGACAAGTACCGCAGCCGTTATCTGGAGGGTTGGAACAAACTCAAACAAGAGCGCTATAAACGGCAAAAGGAGCTTGGTTTTGATCTCGGCGAGAACAGTCCTTTTGAATACATGGTAACCGCCCCGTGGAGCTGGCCCGAGCAGTGGCTGAAAGACAGCATACCCGGGGAGCTGCGTTATGCAAAGCCCTGGTATCAGCTTACCGAAAAGGAAAAGCACCTTCATGCCACCAAGATGGCCATCCATGCTGCCATGGTGGATGTCATCGACCGGGAAGTTGGCCGGATACTTGATCAGCTCAGAGCCATGGGAGAGGCTGAAAACACGCTGGTGATCTTTCTCTCCGATAACGGAGCCAGCGCCGAGCAGATCATCCGGGGTGACGGACACGATCCCGATGCCCCGCTCGGATCGGCCGGTTCTTACCTGTGCCTTGGACCGGGTTTTTCCACGGCCAGCAATACACCGCTTCGCCGCCATAAATTTTGGACCCATGAGGGAGGCATTAACACGCCCATGATTGCTCACTGGCCCGAGGGTATCGAAGCCAAAGGAGAATTTCGCCACGGCGTTGGTCATGTAGTTGATTTTCTCCCGACCTTTCTGGATCTGGCAGGAGTTGAGCCCCTAAAGGAACGGAACGGTTATGAGGCACCGCAAATGCCGGGCCGCAGTCTGGTCCCCCTGTTTAAAGAAAACAAGAAATGGGAGCGCGAAATTTACTTCAGTCACGGTGGTAATAACGCCCTGCGCCAGGGCAAGTGGAAAGCGGTGATCTCATCCGACATAGACGGTAGATGGCAGCTTTATAATATGCAAAAGGACCGCACCGAACTGAACAACCTGGCGGATGACTTTTACAACTTCGGAAATCCTTCCTGGAAAGAGAAACACCAGGAACGCCTCGAACAAATGAAAGCCCGCTGGGAGGAGCTGGATGAACTGTACCAGGAGCAGGGAAAGGTTGGACTGGATAATGAGGATGAATAG